In one Lasioglossum baleicum chromosome 17, iyLasBale1, whole genome shotgun sequence genomic region, the following are encoded:
- the LOC143217528 gene encoding uncharacterized protein LOC143217528, which translates to MFKPDNRLCPNARRRLKASSLPKPWENEGQCREKEEFHQDIAELHQIIEEYTVEEEENQIIEGYTVEEEENETIEGYTVEEGENQITERYTVEEEENQIIEGYTVEEEENETIEGYAAEQENGNASGTEDIAIPQEDYSINMPSRVYAKTQLYFSETEDDRMEWVATEPLPSYTSYPARRTKTKKISHATRLEKINRTLRREIADLKLTLKCHEQKLQRAVAAKVRVPKAAETVDEFLDRQKCLNKVSRTMVKLQLKKDNVPYMTEEQDLSKIIFYYSPSAYNKLRKNGCHLPAESTVRRWIAINNLDTGFEDHVFDNIKRRLSELPLDQRLCALKWDETSIRTWEEYSASLDKVEGLVDLGMLG; encoded by the coding sequence ATGTTCAAGCCCGACAATAGATTGTGCCCAAATGCACGACGCAGACTAAAAGCGAGTTCTCTACCCAAAccatgggaaaatgagggacAATGTCGAGAAAAAGAGGAATTCCATCAAGACATCGCGGAACTTCATCAAATCATCGAGGAATATACTGTCGAAGAAGAGGAGAATCAAATCATCGAGGGATATACCGTCGAAGAAGAGGAGAATGAAACCATCGAGGGATATACCGTCGAAGAAGGGGAGAATCAAATCACCGAGAGATATACCGTCGAAGAAGAGGAGAATCAAATCATCGAGGGATATACCGTCGAAGAAGAGGAGAATGAAACCATCGAGGGATACGCCGCGGAGCAAGAGAATGGAAACGCGAGCGGGACGGAAGATATCGCGATACCTCAAGAGGATTATTCTATTAACATGCCGTCGCGGGTTTATGCAAAGACGCAATTATATTTCTCAGAAACTGAGGACGATAGGATGGAATGGGTAGCAACTGAACCGCTACCCAGTTACACAAGCTACCCAGCACGAAGGacaaaaactaaaaaaatcTCCCACGCAACTCGATTGGAGAAGATAAATCGCACATTGCGAAGGGAGATAGCAGATTTGAAGCTGACATTAAAATGCCATGAGCAAAAACTTCAAAGAGCTGTGGCAGCCAAAGTTCGTGTTCCTAAAGCAGCAGAAACGGTGGATGAATTTTTAGATAGACAAAAATGTCTGAACAAAGTTTCACGAACAATGGTTAAATTGCAGCTAAAGAAAGACAACGTGCCGTACATGACGGAGGAACAAGATTTgtcgaaaattatattttattattctccGTCCGCTTACAACAAACTTAGGAAAAATGGATGTCATCTACCTGCAGAAAGCACAGTGCGAAGATGGATTGCAATTAACAATCTGGACACTGGATTTGAAGACCACGTCTTTGATAACATAAAAAGACGTTTATCTGAGTTGCCATTGGATCAGAGATTGTGCGCACTGAAGTGGGATGAGACGTCCATTAGGACATGGGAAGAATATTCAGCTTCCCTAGATAAAGTGGAAGGACTTGTCGATCTGGGAATGTTAGGGTAG